The Nitrobacter hamburgensis X14 genome contains the following window.
GAAATCCCGCGACGATCAACACTGAATTGGCGGCAAGTTCGTGCCAGTGGGTGACGGGTTTCTTCCAATCCTTCACGCCGAGTTGGGGCAGCTTGAAAAGGTGAAACAGGTCGTAGCCTCGGATGAAAGCGTTCGCGATCCCGAGAGAAATCGTGATGACGAGCAGGCCGTACAAAAGATAGTGCGTTGCCTTCGCTAGAGCGTGCAGCGCGCCGCTATCTGCCGCAGGAAGGCCGACTCCTGACGTGGATCGCCAGAAAATGCGGAAGATCAGGATGGTGGCCAAGGTAAAGCCGGTGGTGACGTGGCTTGACCAAACGATATTCTGGATAAGCGAATCCTCCGGCAGGTAATCAGCGGTTTGACCGACGAACCACAAACCGGCGACCAGAACGGCCGTCAACCAGTGCAAAATGATGGTGGTGCGGTCGTAGCGCACGGCAAGCGCCAGGGTCATTTTTGCTCTCAGAAGGAGTTCGACGGGTCCTGGATCGCCCGCACTTTAGATGGCTTTAACCTACAATGGCCGTTGACGGGGTCAATCCCCTCACAGCTATGCTGCATCTGCCGGTTGCGCGTGTTTGCAAGGAATATAGTTGCCGATGTGCGGGAGATAACGCAGCAGCTTTGGGCGTTGCCTAAAGTCCGTCATGTGAAGGCACTATCAGTTCCAGCCAATAGCACGAGGGGCAACAGGTTGCCGCTAGTGGATGGAATCTAACGCTTGGTGCCCGCGTCTGACAGCTCGGATAATTTCGTTGGGATCAGCGGTCCATGTGAAGGGTTTTGATTCTGCGTTGTGTTCGACGACGAAGCGATTGATTGCAGCCTGCAGGTCGACGACCGATCGGAAGATGCCGCGTTTCAGCCGTCGCTTCGTCAGCTTGGCGAAGAAACCCTCGATGGCGTTGAGCCAGGATGCCGATGTGGGCGTGAAGTGGAAGGTCCAGCGGGGATGCCGTGTCAGCCATTGGCGCACCTTCGGATGCTTGTGGGTAGCGTAGTTGTCGACGATGGCGTGGATCGACTTTTGGACTGGTACCTGCGCTTCAATGGCATTGAGGAAGCGGATGAACTCCTGGTGCCGGTGGCGCTGCATGTTGCGGCCGATGACGGTACCGTCGAGGACGTTGAGAGCAGCGAACAGCGTGGTCGTACCGTGGCGTTTGTAGTCGTGGGTCATCGTTCCGGCACGGCCCGGCTTGATCGGCAGACCGGGCTGGGTGCGGTCGAGCGCCTGGATTTGGCTCTTCTCATCGACTGAGAGGACGATGGCATGGGCTGGTGGATCGACATAGAGACCGACAATATCGCGCAGCTTGTCGACAAATTGCGGGTCGGTGGAGAGCTTGAACTGTTTCACCCTGTGCGGTTGAAGGCCGTGCGCACGCCAGATGCGTTGGACGGAGCTCGCGCTGATATCGACGACCTTCGCCATCATGGCGGAGGTCCAGTGGGTCGCCTCTGCTGGCGGCTCGGTCTGGGTGAGCGCCACGACGCGTTCGGTGATCTTCGATCCCAGCGGACGGATACGCGAGGGGCGTGTCTTGTCGTGTAGGAGGCCGTCGTAACCCGCCTGCATGAAGCGTTCCTGCCAGCGCCACACACAGGTCTTCGATGTGCCGGTC
Protein-coding sequences here:
- a CDS encoding cytochrome b; its protein translation is MTLALAVRYDRTTIILHWLTAVLVAGLWFVGQTADYLPEDSLIQNIVWSSHVTTGFTLATILIFRIFWRSTSGVGLPAADSGALHALAKATHYLLYGLLVITISLGIANAFIRGYDLFHLFKLPQLGVKDWKKPVTHWHELAANSVLIVAGFHAAAALVHHYVWRDNLISRMALRAR
- a CDS encoding IS630 family transposase, producing MRTGISITLKPADRRRLKALARDRNAPHKHVWRAEIVLLSADGFGTNEIMRRTGTSKTCVWRWQERFMQAGYDGLLHDKTRPSRIRPLGSKITERVVALTQTEPPAEATHWTSAMMAKVVDISASSVQRIWRAHGLQPHRVKQFKLSTDPQFVDKLRDIVGLYVDPPAHAIVLSVDEKSQIQALDRTQPGLPIKPGRAGTMTHDYKRHGTTTLFAALNVLDGTVIGRNMQRHRHQEFIRFLNAIEAQVPVQKSIHAIVDNYATHKHPKVRQWLTRHPRWTFHFTPTSASWLNAIEGFFAKLTKRRLKRGIFRSVVDLQAAINRFVVEHNAESKPFTWTADPNEIIRAVRRGHQALDSIH